The following is a genomic window from Saprospiraceae bacterium.
GAAGAAATAAAAGCTTTGAGAATTTCGAATAATTTAACCCAAGATCAATTGGGTGAATTAGTTGGTGTGCAAAGAGCTCAAATCTCTAAGTTAGAAAATGGTAAATCAAATATAACTATAGGAACATTATTAAAAGTGATGAATGCTCTAAAAGCAAAAGTTAGTTTTAATGTAGAAAAATTAGGAGAAGTTCAAATGGTGCAAAATTAAAAACCTGATGTAACAACGGCTTTGATGATAGATTCGCTATCGCTTCATCCATCGCATAGCCTTGGACGACGTCATGGGCAATCATATCGAACGACACAAATTAAAATCTTATACCATGTTTAAAAAGACCATTTTACCCATTTTACTTGCGACAATTTGGATTAGCATTTCCGAATTTGTCCGCAATACATTTTTATTGCACAATTATTGGACAGAACACTACCAAAATTTGGGGTTAACATTTCCGGAACAACCAATCAATGGAGCAGTTTGGGGAGTATGGTCTTTGTGTTTTGCAATAGGTATCTACATTATTTCAAGAAAATTCTCACTCATGGAGACCACTTTTCTATCTTGGTTTGTAGGTTTTGTATTTATGTGGTTAGTAGTTGGAAATATGGGTGTACTGCCTTTTGGAATATTACTAATTGCCATTCCTTTGAGTTTATTGGAAGCGTTTTTGGCAACTTTTATCATTTTTAAACTTTCTGACAAGAAATGAATTTAAGCCAAACAGCCTTACGAGCCATCGAAGCTTATGGCGGTGCTGACCTATGGACAAGTCATAAATTTGTTGAAGCAAAAGTTTCGGCAAAGGGACTTGCATTCACCATAAAACAAAGACCATTTTTTGAACACGCTAAAATAAAAATGGAAATTGAAAGGCCTTTTTCAAGAATAACACCAATAGGAAAAGATAAAAGTATAACAGGTATTCTTGACGGCAACGATGTGAGATTGGAAAACGTAAATGGCGATACCATTTCAGAAAGAAAAAATGCAAAAGAAGGTTTCCCCTATGGTCGTAGACTGTTTTATTGGGACGACCTTGATATGGCTTACTTTGCCCATTATGCTTTTTGGAACTATTTTACCTTTCCATATTTATTAATGAATGACCGTATTAAATGGACTGAAAAAGAAGAAGGTGTTCTTTCTGCAATATTCCCAGACAATATTCCTACCCATAGTATGAAAGAACAAGAATATTATTTTGACAAACAAACAGGACAACTATATCAATATAATTATGCAGCCGAAGTAATAAGTGGTCTTGCAAAAGCGGCTAATGTTGTAACAGCGCATAAACAGTTTGAACAAGGAATTTTTCCATCTTCAAGAAAAGTAACACCTCAAAACGGCAAAGGAAAAGCACTAAAAAGACCGACTTTGATAGACATTACTATTCACGACTTTAAACTGACAAATAATGAATGGTAACAGTATGCCTGCCTATGACAACTAAGTTTTCATCGTATCCGGAGCACAAGCGATGACTCGAGTGTAGCAACTGATGAATGCCATTAATATAAAGTGGAATAATATGAATAAAACTCTGTTGAACCCTGCCCTCTCGCTTTCAGTTTGTATAACAAACTGCACAAATTCAATTTTCCTTCCTCGCTACCCTCATTCCCTTAAGAGCCTGTCAAGCTATGCTTGAGACGACCTGCCCAATTCAACCATGTTTTTACCGTTTATTTAAAAGAATTCTAAAAAAGTGCAATTCCATCTATCTCACCATAACACCTTGATTATCAATTATGAAAACCCCCGCTATTGGGGTGTATCTCAAAATTGCACTATATGATATAATTTTTAAGTTTCTAATTTAGTGTATTATCTTAGTAGTTAAGAGTTAAAGGGTGGGTCGTCGCTTTAGGGAATGAGGGTAGCGGGCAGTTTAAACAATTTTAGTGCAAAAATGGGAAACCCCAGCTATTGTAATATACTTTTTTCATAAAGGCTTCTTTCTTACCAAGGACAAGTTAGCATCAAATATCTTTATTAGAGAAAATAACTTCTATTTTGTTATACACACTCGCTTTCAGGTGCTCCTTCGCTAGAATATCAATTTTTTATGAATTTAAGTTAGTCCAGCTAAATGTTGAATCTGATAAATGATGAAAAAACTTGCAGAAGCAGAAACAAACTCAACAAAAATTTGGAAAACAGATTGATTCTCCTTACTTTTGGCAATAGTAAGGTGACGGACAGAAATACAGTGATGATAAAGCTAATCAAAAACGCAGATAAAGTAGGCAAAGCCGTGTACAAACGTATAATAAACGTTAAATAACGGTTTTAAAATTTACATATCATTAACAAACATTCGTATATTTATATATTTAATATGATCTGAAAATCAAGGAGTTATGAGTGGGTTTGGTCAAGGTGAGTTTCGCTTATTAAATAGGGGGGGGGGGGGGGGGGGGGGGGGGGGGG
Proteins encoded in this region:
- a CDS encoding helix-turn-helix transcriptional regulator yields the protein MKLTSVEELKERHLGQIGTPKRDKYEQELKIELLAEEIKALRISNNLTQDQLGELVGVQRAQISKLENGKSNITIGTLLKVMNALKAKVSFNVEKLGEVQMVQN